Proteins encoded together in one Impatiens glandulifera chromosome 1, dImpGla2.1, whole genome shotgun sequence window:
- the LOC124919596 gene encoding mevalonate kinase isoform X2: MNDKLILHLKDLNLEFTWPIERITAALPNSTSSIPSSPLSCSNETVKALSVLVEDLDIPEAKIGLASGITAFLWLYISIQGYRSGKVVITSELPLGSGLGSSAALCVALSAALLALSNSVNVDVSQKDWLTFSEDDLDLVNKWAFEGEKIIHGRPSGIDNTVSTYGNMIKFKSGELTRLKSNMSLKMLITNTRVGRNTKALVAGVTERAIRHPNAMNSVFKAVDFISNELASIIESPANDEIVVTGIEEKLEELMEMNQGLLQCMGVSHASIETVLRTTLKYKLTSKLTGAGGGGCVLTLLPTLLSGLIVDKVTTELEACGFQCLSAGIGGKGVQISFSDTS; encoded by the exons ATGAATGACAAGCTGATACTCCATCTGAAGGATTTGAACTTAGAGTTTACATGGCCAATTGAAAGAATTACAGCGGCACTTCCTAATTCAACCAGTTCCATTCCCTCATCACCTTTATCATGCTCAAATGAGACAGTCAAAGCACTTTCAGTTCTCGTTGAAGATCTTGATATACCAGAGGCAAAAATAGGACTAGCATCTGGCATCACTGCATTTCTTTGGCTTTACATTTCCATCCAAGG ATATAGATCTGGGAAAGTAGTGATTACTTCTGAACTTCCTCTGGGTTCTGGCTTGGGTTCATCTGCTGCATTATGTGTTGCACTCTCGGCTGCTCTGCTTGCTTTGTCTAATTCAGTAAATGTAGATGTAAGTCAGAAAGATTGGCTTACGTTTAGTGAGGATGATCTGGATTTGGTTAATAAGTGGGCATTTGAAGGTGAAAAGATAATCCATGGTAGGCCGTCTGGCATTGACAACACAGTAAGCACATATG GCAACATGATAAAGTTTAAATCAGGTGAACTAACGCGTCTCAAATCCAACATGTCATTAAAAATGCTGATAACAAACACGAGAGTTGGGAGGAACACCAAGGCTTTGGTTGCAGGTGTTACAGAGAGGGCAATCAGACATCCAAATGCAATGAATTCAGTGTTCAAGGCTGTTGATTTTATCAGTAATGAACTTGCTTCTATTATAGAGTCACCTGCTAATGATGAAATAGTGGTAACTGGGATAGAGGAAAAGCTTGAAGAACTTATGGAAATGAACCAAGGATTGCTTCAATGTATGGGGGTTAGCCATGCTTCAATAGAAACTGTTCTTCGGACAACATTGAAGTACAAATTAACTTCCAAACTCACAGGAGCTGGAGGAGGAGGATGCGTTCTGACATTGTTGCCGACTT TGTTGTCGGGATTGATCGTCGATAAGG
- the LOC124919596 gene encoding mevalonate kinase isoform X1, producing the protein MEVKARAPGKIILAGEHAVVHGSTAVAACIDLCTYVTLSFPADSDMNDKLILHLKDLNLEFTWPIERITAALPNSTSSIPSSPLSCSNETVKALSVLVEDLDIPEAKIGLASGITAFLWLYISIQGYRSGKVVITSELPLGSGLGSSAALCVALSAALLALSNSVNVDVSQKDWLTFSEDDLDLVNKWAFEGEKIIHGRPSGIDNTVSTYGNMIKFKSGELTRLKSNMSLKMLITNTRVGRNTKALVAGVTERAIRHPNAMNSVFKAVDFISNELASIIESPANDEIVVTGIEEKLEELMEMNQGLLQCMGVSHASIETVLRTTLKYKLTSKLTGAGGGGCVLTLLPTLLSGLIVDKVTTELEACGFQCLSAGIGGKGVQISFSDTS; encoded by the exons ATGGAGGTGAAAGCTAGAGCTCCAGGGAAAATCATCCTCGCCGGTGAACACGCCGTCGTCCACGGATCCACAGCGGTAGCCGCCTGTATAGATCTTTGCACTTATGTTACTCTTAGTTTTCCTGCCGACTCAG ATATGAATGACAAGCTGATACTCCATCTGAAGGATTTGAACTTAGAGTTTACATGGCCAATTGAAAGAATTACAGCGGCACTTCCTAATTCAACCAGTTCCATTCCCTCATCACCTTTATCATGCTCAAATGAGACAGTCAAAGCACTTTCAGTTCTCGTTGAAGATCTTGATATACCAGAGGCAAAAATAGGACTAGCATCTGGCATCACTGCATTTCTTTGGCTTTACATTTCCATCCAAGG ATATAGATCTGGGAAAGTAGTGATTACTTCTGAACTTCCTCTGGGTTCTGGCTTGGGTTCATCTGCTGCATTATGTGTTGCACTCTCGGCTGCTCTGCTTGCTTTGTCTAATTCAGTAAATGTAGATGTAAGTCAGAAAGATTGGCTTACGTTTAGTGAGGATGATCTGGATTTGGTTAATAAGTGGGCATTTGAAGGTGAAAAGATAATCCATGGTAGGCCGTCTGGCATTGACAACACAGTAAGCACATATG GCAACATGATAAAGTTTAAATCAGGTGAACTAACGCGTCTCAAATCCAACATGTCATTAAAAATGCTGATAACAAACACGAGAGTTGGGAGGAACACCAAGGCTTTGGTTGCAGGTGTTACAGAGAGGGCAATCAGACATCCAAATGCAATGAATTCAGTGTTCAAGGCTGTTGATTTTATCAGTAATGAACTTGCTTCTATTATAGAGTCACCTGCTAATGATGAAATAGTGGTAACTGGGATAGAGGAAAAGCTTGAAGAACTTATGGAAATGAACCAAGGATTGCTTCAATGTATGGGGGTTAGCCATGCTTCAATAGAAACTGTTCTTCGGACAACATTGAAGTACAAATTAACTTCCAAACTCACAGGAGCTGGAGGAGGAGGATGCGTTCTGACATTGTTGCCGACTT TGTTGTCGGGATTGATCGTCGATAAGG